One part of the Nocardioides conyzicola genome encodes these proteins:
- a CDS encoding DUF7455 domain-containing protein: MRNEADVTTALAPNTAALSAVDRCDRCGAQAYLRVELQSGGELLFCAHHAREHGDKLKEIAANVVDETHKLSATPTTPTD, translated from the coding sequence ATGAGAAATGAGGCCGATGTGACTACTGCACTTGCCCCCAACACCGCAGCGCTCAGCGCCGTGGACCGTTGCGACCGTTGCGGCGCCCAGGCCTACCTCCGTGTGGAGCTCCAGTCGGGCGGTGAGCTGCTCTTCTGCGCTCACCACGCGCGAGAGCACGGAGACAAGCTCAAGGAGATCGCCGCCAACGTCGTCGACGAGACCCACAAGCTGTCCGCCACGCCGACCACCCCGACCGACTGA
- a CDS encoding DUF456 domain-containing protein codes for MTAPTLIAALLVAVGLVGILVPILPGSALVVGGILVWAWAEGGPVAWTVFGVATALVAVGTIVKYVVPGRRLEVAGIPASTQWAGVGLGVLGFFVVPVVGLFLGFVLGVYLAEAARVGSKDAWPSTVHSLKAVGLSIVIEFLAAFAATVVWVVGVVMT; via the coding sequence GTGACCGCCCCCACCCTGATCGCCGCGCTCCTGGTGGCGGTCGGCCTGGTCGGCATCCTGGTCCCGATCCTGCCGGGATCTGCGCTGGTCGTCGGCGGCATCCTGGTCTGGGCGTGGGCCGAGGGTGGCCCGGTCGCCTGGACGGTCTTCGGCGTGGCCACCGCGCTGGTGGCCGTTGGCACGATCGTGAAGTACGTCGTCCCCGGCCGCCGTCTCGAGGTCGCGGGCATCCCGGCGTCGACGCAGTGGGCCGGCGTCGGCCTGGGCGTCCTCGGCTTCTTCGTCGTCCCCGTGGTCGGGCTGTTCCTCGGCTTCGTGCTCGGCGTCTACCTGGCCGAGGCCGCCCGGGTCGGCAGCAAGGACGCCTGGCCCTCCACCGTCCACTCCCTCAAGGCGGTCGGCCTGAGCATCGTCATCGAGTTCCTGGCGGCCTTCGCCGCGACCGTCGTCTGGGTCGTCGGCGTGGTCATGACATGA
- a CDS encoding DMT family transporter, with amino-acid sequence MSILLSLFAAASYGLGDFNGGLFSRRGGAWAVSLVAQLAGTALVLLLVVVDGGSPTGGDLAWAGVAGVGNGFGTAFLYRGLSSGRMGVVAPVSGVGAVLVPVVVGVLTGERPGALVWIGVLLALPAIWLVSREPATDAPPGTGSGILDGVLAGLGFGTLFAALAQIPAEAGFLPLALNQLIAGGAIILVALALHQDWVPRNRYALGGALSGALGALATGLFQVATHHGYLTVAAVITSLYPAFTVLLAATVLREHVHRTQAVGLALCAGAVVLVAAG; translated from the coding sequence ATGAGCATCCTGCTGTCGCTCTTCGCCGCCGCGTCGTACGGGCTGGGCGACTTCAACGGCGGCCTCTTCTCGCGTCGCGGCGGAGCCTGGGCCGTCTCGCTCGTCGCCCAGCTCGCGGGTACGGCGCTGGTCCTGCTCCTGGTCGTCGTCGACGGCGGCTCCCCCACCGGCGGGGACCTCGCCTGGGCGGGGGTCGCGGGCGTCGGCAACGGCTTCGGTACGGCGTTCCTCTACCGCGGGCTGTCGTCCGGCCGGATGGGCGTGGTGGCCCCGGTCTCGGGCGTCGGCGCGGTGCTGGTCCCCGTCGTGGTCGGCGTGCTCACCGGCGAGCGCCCCGGCGCCCTGGTCTGGATCGGGGTGCTGCTCGCGCTGCCGGCGATCTGGCTGGTCTCGCGCGAGCCGGCGACCGACGCGCCTCCCGGCACGGGCTCCGGGATCCTGGACGGCGTCCTCGCCGGGCTCGGCTTCGGGACGCTCTTCGCGGCGCTGGCCCAGATCCCGGCCGAGGCCGGCTTCCTCCCCCTCGCGCTCAACCAGCTCATCGCCGGCGGCGCGATCATCCTCGTCGCCCTGGCCCTGCACCAGGACTGGGTGCCCCGCAACCGCTACGCCCTCGGCGGCGCCCTCAGCGGGGCGCTCGGTGCGCTGGCGACCGGCCTCTTCCAGGTGGCGACCCATCACGGGTACCTGACCGTGGCCGCGGTCATCACCTCGCTCTACCCCGCGTTCACGGTGCTGCTCGCCGCGACCGTGCTGCGCGAGCACGTGCACCGCACCCAGGCGGTCGGTCTGGCGCTGTGCGCCGGAGCCGTCGTGCTGGTCGCCGCGGGCTAG
- a CDS encoding PucR family transcriptional regulator has protein sequence MAPAVDDLVSRTAAALAGEMEGLADHLVGRMLHEIPELDGDPALVELLRVSVTANIRMAMQRFALGERRPDQPPDSAVEYARRLAQHGVPVSALLRAYRLGQAECQQLMIEAFARGTDDPAAIVAATVEFSAATFDYIDVISEQVVQAHQDERRRWLQSSAAARSAQVATVLAGDALDPGQAERLLGYGLGQAHLGLVLWCDPPRGDALDLLGRDVARLAAAAGCLREPLVAPADAATLWAWLPLPRAGVDVRTLTTATAGVRVAVGEPGSDVDGFRSTHRQALAARAVALGADDQARSAVTTYAEAGLVALLSTDVADVSAWVQGVLGDLALDDAAHERLRETARVLLAHQGSHTAAAAELSLHRNTVQYRQRRAEEARGRPLRDGRLDVEVALLVCHLLGRRVLRRLG, from the coding sequence GTGGCCCCGGCAGTGGACGACCTCGTCTCGCGCACCGCCGCGGCCCTGGCCGGTGAGATGGAGGGCCTGGCCGACCACCTCGTCGGCCGGATGCTCCACGAGATCCCCGAGCTCGACGGCGACCCGGCGCTGGTCGAGCTCCTGCGGGTGAGCGTCACCGCCAACATCCGGATGGCCATGCAGCGCTTCGCGCTCGGCGAGCGCCGTCCCGACCAGCCCCCGGACTCGGCCGTCGAGTACGCCCGCCGGCTCGCCCAGCACGGCGTACCGGTCAGTGCCCTGCTCCGTGCCTACCGGCTGGGCCAGGCGGAGTGCCAGCAGCTGATGATCGAGGCCTTCGCCCGCGGCACCGACGACCCGGCGGCGATCGTCGCGGCGACCGTGGAGTTCTCGGCGGCCACGTTCGACTACATCGACGTCATCTCGGAGCAGGTCGTCCAGGCGCACCAGGACGAGCGCCGACGCTGGTTGCAGAGCAGCGCGGCCGCCCGGTCCGCCCAGGTCGCGACGGTGCTGGCGGGCGACGCCCTCGACCCCGGCCAGGCGGAGCGGCTGCTCGGCTACGGCCTCGGCCAGGCCCACCTCGGGCTGGTGCTGTGGTGCGACCCGCCACGTGGCGACGCGCTCGACCTCCTGGGCCGCGACGTCGCCCGGCTGGCGGCGGCCGCCGGCTGCCTGCGCGAGCCCCTGGTCGCGCCGGCCGACGCCGCCACCCTCTGGGCCTGGCTGCCGCTCCCCCGCGCCGGTGTCGACGTCCGGACCCTGACGACGGCCACCGCCGGCGTACGCGTCGCCGTCGGCGAGCCCGGAAGCGACGTCGACGGCTTCCGGTCCACCCACCGGCAGGCGCTCGCCGCCCGCGCGGTGGCGCTGGGGGCCGACGACCAGGCGCGCTCCGCGGTCACGACGTACGCCGAGGCCGGGCTGGTCGCGCTGCTGAGCACCGACGTCGCCGACGTGTCCGCCTGGGTGCAGGGCGTGCTCGGCGACCTCGCGCTCGACGACGCGGCGCACGAGCGGCTCCGGGAGACCGCCCGGGTGCTGCTCGCCCACCAGGGCAGCCACACCGCCGCGGCCGCGGAGCTGTCGCTGCACAGGAACACCGTCCAGTACCGCCAGCGCAGGGCCGAGGAGGCCCGCGGCCGCCCGCTCCGCGACGGCCGGCTCGACGTCGAGGTCGCCCTGCTGGTGTGTCACCTGCTCGGCCGCCGCGTGCTGCGACGTTTGGGCTGA
- a CDS encoding DUF3556 domain-containing protein — translation MGFLQPNLPEVDDAWRAGTRAERMRPMARHVAEIGFGTPDVVFLVYLVKIGLYVAGGLAFALLTPGIDQVTAVGAFQKVVLWTLLFEVVGLGCGFGPLNLRMMPPLGSFLYWLRPGTIRLPPWPGRVPLTRGTRRTPVDVALYAALLLTTLWALVSPGPVVERERVAAMLVVLAVVGLRDKTIFLAARSEVYAALAVTFLLTGADVVVAAKLVMLAIWWGAATSKLNRHFPFVVQAMMSNSPVLRSKRLKHLFHRDFPDDLRPSRVAATLAHVGTAVEYSAPLVLFVSHGGWVTAVAATVMICFHLQILTSFPMGVPLEWNVFMIYGILTLFVHDAGVGVGDVTTWWPIVLLMTVVVGTVVVGNLAPRLVSFLPGMRYYAGNWDTSYWCFTEAGLARLDAGTVKASLLPHQQLEKIYGPEEAEIPQFIGYAFRAMHSHGRALFSLIPRAIGSRPESDYRVIEGELVAGAVLGWNFGDGHLHDEQLIAALQERCGFEDGDVRVVLLEAQPIHRQRQQYRLVDAAMGELERGYVLVADMCERQPCDTDLPVHVTSGLRRTAESGA, via the coding sequence ATGGGATTCCTCCAGCCGAACCTCCCCGAGGTCGACGACGCCTGGCGCGCCGGCACCCGCGCCGAGCGGATGCGCCCGATGGCCCGCCACGTGGCCGAGATCGGCTTCGGCACGCCCGACGTCGTCTTCCTCGTCTACCTCGTCAAGATCGGCCTGTACGTCGCGGGCGGGCTCGCGTTCGCCCTGCTGACACCGGGCATCGACCAGGTCACCGCCGTCGGCGCCTTCCAGAAGGTGGTCCTCTGGACGCTGCTCTTCGAGGTCGTCGGGCTCGGCTGCGGCTTCGGCCCCCTCAACCTGCGGATGATGCCGCCGCTCGGGTCGTTCCTCTACTGGCTCCGGCCCGGCACCATCCGGCTGCCGCCGTGGCCGGGACGCGTCCCACTGACCCGCGGCACCCGGCGTACGCCCGTCGACGTCGCGTTGTACGCCGCCCTGCTGCTGACCACCCTGTGGGCGTTGGTGTCTCCCGGTCCGGTGGTCGAGCGGGAGCGGGTCGCCGCGATGCTCGTCGTGCTGGCCGTCGTCGGACTGCGGGACAAGACGATCTTCCTCGCCGCCCGCTCCGAGGTGTACGCCGCGCTCGCGGTCACCTTCCTCCTGACCGGCGCCGACGTGGTCGTGGCCGCCAAGCTGGTGATGCTGGCGATCTGGTGGGGCGCGGCGACCTCCAAGCTCAACCGGCACTTCCCGTTCGTCGTCCAGGCGATGATGAGCAACAGCCCGGTCCTGCGCTCGAAGCGGCTCAAGCACCTCTTCCACCGCGACTTCCCCGACGACCTGCGTCCCTCGCGGGTGGCGGCGACGTTGGCCCACGTCGGGACCGCCGTGGAGTACTCCGCGCCGCTCGTGCTCTTCGTCTCACACGGCGGCTGGGTGACGGCGGTGGCCGCGACGGTGATGATCTGCTTCCACCTGCAGATCCTCACCAGCTTCCCGATGGGCGTCCCGTTGGAGTGGAACGTCTTCATGATCTACGGGATCCTCACGCTCTTCGTCCACGACGCGGGGGTCGGCGTCGGCGACGTCACGACCTGGTGGCCGATCGTCCTGCTGATGACGGTCGTCGTCGGCACCGTCGTCGTCGGCAACCTGGCACCGCGCCTCGTCTCCTTCCTGCCCGGGATGCGCTACTACGCGGGCAACTGGGACACGTCGTACTGGTGCTTCACCGAGGCCGGGCTGGCCAGGCTCGACGCCGGCACCGTCAAGGCCTCGCTGCTCCCCCACCAGCAGCTGGAGAAGATCTACGGTCCGGAGGAGGCGGAGATCCCGCAGTTCATCGGCTACGCGTTCCGGGCCATGCACAGCCACGGACGGGCGCTCTTCTCGCTCATCCCGCGGGCCATCGGGTCCCGGCCCGAGAGCGACTACCGGGTCATCGAGGGGGAGCTGGTCGCCGGTGCCGTGCTCGGCTGGAACTTCGGCGACGGCCACCTCCACGACGAGCAGCTGATCGCGGCGCTCCAGGAACGCTGCGGCTTCGAGGACGGCGACGTCCGCGTGGTCCTGCTCGAGGCGCAGCCGATCCACCGGCAGCGGCAGCAGTACCGGCTCGTCGACGCCGCCATGGGCGAGCTCGAGCGCGGCTACGTCCTGGTCGCCGACATGTGCGAGCGCCAGCCCTGTGACACGGACCTGCCGGTGCACGTGACGTCCGGGTTGCGCCGTACGGCAGAGTCGGGGGCGTGA
- a CDS encoding NAD(P)/FAD-dependent oxidoreductase, whose protein sequence is MSTPDAVVVGSGPNGLAAAITLAQAGLSVTVLEARDTIGGGTRTEELTVPGVLHDVCSAIHPFALGSPYFSSLPLAEHGLVWKHPEVALAHPLDDGTAGVMHRSIEETAAGLGADGSRWRGVFGPLVDRFEPLADEALGPIVHLPSHPFVLGRFGLRAALPATMLGRRFRTDAARALFAGCAAHISRPLDRPLTSSVGTMLIVAGHRHGWPVAEGGSRAITDALASLLRSLGGTIETGVRVTSLADLPPSRVRLFDTSPTGFADIAGLKQPRWRYGYSAYKLDLAVEGGVPWTAEACRRAGTVHLGGTLEQIAAAEADVARGRMPERPYVLVGQQYLADPTRSAGDVHPVWAYAHVPHGYDGDATELVLAQLERFAPGTRERVVGMHVTDPAGFAAYNANYVGGDIASGATTVRQLVARPRIRDPYATAVPGAYLCSASTPPGPGVHGMCGHLAAQRALRS, encoded by the coding sequence GTGAGCACCCCGGACGCGGTCGTCGTCGGCTCCGGCCCCAACGGGCTGGCCGCCGCGATCACGCTCGCCCAGGCAGGCCTGTCGGTCACCGTGCTCGAGGCCCGCGACACGATCGGCGGCGGCACCCGGACCGAGGAGCTGACCGTGCCGGGCGTGCTCCACGACGTCTGCTCGGCGATCCATCCCTTCGCCCTCGGCTCGCCGTACTTCTCCTCGTTGCCGCTCGCCGAGCACGGCCTGGTCTGGAAGCACCCGGAGGTCGCGCTCGCCCATCCGCTGGACGACGGCACCGCGGGCGTCATGCACCGGTCGATCGAGGAGACCGCGGCCGGGCTCGGTGCGGACGGCTCCCGCTGGCGCGGGGTGTTCGGGCCGCTGGTCGACCGCTTCGAGCCCCTCGCCGACGAGGCGCTGGGGCCGATCGTGCATCTCCCGTCGCACCCGTTCGTGCTCGGCCGGTTCGGGCTGCGTGCCGCGCTGCCGGCGACGATGCTCGGCCGGAGGTTCCGCACCGATGCCGCCCGCGCGCTCTTCGCCGGCTGCGCCGCGCACATCAGCCGGCCCCTGGACCGCCCGCTGACCTCGTCGGTCGGCACGATGCTCATCGTCGCCGGGCACCGCCACGGCTGGCCGGTGGCCGAGGGCGGCTCGCGGGCCATCACGGACGCGCTGGCGAGCCTGCTGCGCTCGCTCGGCGGCACGATCGAGACGGGGGTCCGGGTGACGTCGCTCGCCGACCTCCCGCCGTCGCGGGTCCGGCTCTTCGACACCAGCCCGACCGGCTTCGCCGACATCGCCGGGCTGAAGCAGCCCCGGTGGCGCTACGGCTACTCGGCGTACAAGCTCGACCTCGCCGTCGAGGGCGGCGTGCCCTGGACCGCGGAGGCCTGCCGCCGGGCCGGCACCGTCCACCTGGGCGGCACCCTGGAGCAGATCGCGGCGGCCGAGGCCGACGTGGCCCGCGGCCGGATGCCCGAGCGGCCCTACGTCCTGGTCGGGCAGCAGTACCTCGCCGACCCCACCCGCTCCGCCGGCGACGTGCACCCGGTGTGGGCCTACGCCCACGTGCCGCACGGGTACGACGGCGACGCGACCGAGCTCGTCCTCGCCCAGCTCGAGCGGTTCGCGCCCGGCACCCGCGAGCGGGTCGTCGGGATGCACGTGACCGACCCGGCCGGCTTCGCGGCGTACAACGCCAACTACGTGGGCGGCGACATCGCGTCCGGCGCCACGACGGTGCGGCAGCTGGTCGCCCGCCCACGGATCCGCGACCCTTACGCCACCGCGGTCCCGGGCGCCTACCTGTGCTCGGCCTCGACTCCCCCGGGCCCTGGTGTGCACGGCATGTGCGGGCACCTGGCCGCCCAGCGAGCGCTCAGGAGCTGA
- a CDS encoding cytochrome P450, giving the protein MTRGGRAAQLRQAAGFAATLYGGRVRGLVDVHVRRNEFARLSAVGAGDPYPIYDRIRATGPFVSTPTGHLATANHAVCKQVLRDRRFGVEPEGAPRPAPALDRSVLTRNPPDHTRLRRLIAPALSARRLAEFTGMIERTVDRLLDDVPADGPFDVMPALAGPLPVAVISELLGVSPAAGAALASYGETLGGAAAGFRSLRQARDVMVAASRMVHVFEEVIEQRRADPGDDLISALLAVEGEGDSELRAVELVPLCRMLLIAGFETTVNLLGNTVNALLDHPDQWAAVVADPALAGAAVQESLRFDAPVQRTGRVSFDDTEIAGQPIRRGQWVNVLIGGANRDPEVFRRPDDFDIARPDVFDHLAFSSGIHRCVGRPIAELEGTVALQALAQRMPRLRRAGPARMRAVPLVRGPSSLPVRA; this is encoded by the coding sequence ATGACGCGGGGCGGGCGCGCGGCGCAGCTGCGTCAGGCAGCAGGCTTCGCCGCCACGCTGTACGGCGGCCGCGTGCGCGGGCTGGTCGACGTGCACGTGCGCCGCAACGAGTTCGCCCGGCTGAGCGCCGTCGGTGCCGGTGATCCCTACCCGATCTACGACCGGATCCGCGCCACCGGGCCGTTCGTCTCGACGCCCACGGGTCACCTGGCGACGGCCAACCACGCCGTCTGCAAGCAGGTGCTGCGCGATCGGCGCTTCGGCGTGGAGCCGGAGGGCGCCCCGCGGCCCGCGCCGGCGCTCGACCGGTCGGTGCTCACCCGCAACCCGCCCGACCACACCCGCCTGCGCCGGCTGATCGCGCCCGCGCTCAGCGCCCGTCGCCTGGCCGAATTCACCGGGATGATCGAGCGGACCGTCGACCGCCTGCTCGACGACGTCCCCGCGGACGGGCCGTTCGACGTGATGCCGGCCCTGGCCGGGCCGCTTCCGGTGGCGGTGATCAGCGAGCTGCTGGGCGTCTCGCCCGCAGCGGGCGCCGCCCTGGCGTCGTACGGCGAGACGCTCGGCGGCGCGGCGGCGGGCTTCCGATCGCTGCGGCAGGCCCGCGACGTGATGGTGGCGGCCTCCAGGATGGTCCACGTCTTCGAGGAGGTCATCGAGCAGCGCCGGGCCGACCCCGGCGACGACCTGATCAGCGCTCTCCTCGCCGTCGAGGGGGAGGGCGACTCGGAGCTCCGCGCCGTCGAGCTGGTCCCGCTGTGCCGGATGCTGCTGATCGCCGGGTTCGAGACGACCGTCAACCTGCTCGGCAACACGGTCAACGCCCTGCTGGACCACCCCGACCAGTGGGCCGCGGTCGTCGCCGACCCGGCGCTCGCAGGCGCGGCGGTGCAGGAGTCGCTCCGCTTCGACGCACCGGTCCAGCGCACCGGGCGCGTCTCCTTTGACGACACCGAGATCGCCGGGCAGCCGATCCGGCGCGGGCAGTGGGTCAACGTGCTGATCGGCGGCGCCAACCGGGACCCGGAGGTCTTCCGGCGCCCGGACGACTTCGACATCGCGCGCCCCGACGTCTTCGACCACCTGGCGTTCTCGAGCGGCATCCACCGCTGCGTGGGCCGTCCGATCGCCGAGCTCGAGGGCACGGTCGCACTCCAGGCCCTGGCGCAGCGGATGCCGCGGCTGCGCCGCGCGGGGCCTGCCCGGATGCGCGCCGTGCCCCTGGTGCGCGGCCCGTCGAGCCTGCCGGTCCGCGCCTGA
- a CDS encoding cytochrome P450 produces the protein MTGRTAQLRSAARFASRLYGERAGLVVDGYVRRNAFARLQLAPGRDDPYPIYEQIRAHGPFLATPQGNLTTADHAICKEVLRSRRFGVQPEGQEPPADFDLSFLDRNPPDHTRLRRLVAPAFSPRRMTDFRAAVEKTVGGLLDDVDGQGTFDLVPALASPLPIAMITDLLGIPDADHATFTRYGMALGSALSGLRSLRHAQEVMTAGRDLDLMFDQLFELRRREPRDDLITALVAAEGEQVRPDEMAPLCALLLIAGFETTVNLIGNAVNALLDHPDQWSLLVADPNLAGAAVQETLRYDPPVHRTARASWDDVEIAGHAVRRGQWINVLIGGANRDPAVFRDPHTFDLTRTDGADHLAFSSGIHHCVGRPLAELEATVALRALAERMPGLRRAGAVRRRNATLIRGPLSLPVRVG, from the coding sequence ATGACGGGCCGTACCGCGCAGCTGCGCAGTGCGGCCCGTTTCGCGTCCCGCCTGTACGGCGAGCGGGCGGGCCTCGTCGTCGACGGGTACGTACGCCGCAACGCGTTCGCCCGGCTCCAGCTCGCCCCGGGCCGGGACGACCCGTACCCGATCTACGAGCAGATCCGTGCCCACGGGCCCTTCCTCGCCACCCCGCAGGGCAACCTCACGACCGCCGACCACGCGATCTGCAAGGAGGTCCTGCGGAGCCGGCGCTTCGGCGTCCAGCCCGAGGGCCAGGAGCCGCCGGCGGACTTCGACCTGTCCTTCCTCGATCGCAACCCGCCCGACCACACCCGCCTGCGACGCCTGGTCGCGCCGGCCTTCAGCCCCCGCCGGATGACGGACTTCCGGGCCGCGGTCGAGAAGACGGTGGGCGGGCTGCTCGACGACGTCGACGGGCAAGGCACCTTCGACCTGGTCCCGGCGCTCGCGTCCCCGCTCCCGATCGCGATGATCACCGACCTGCTCGGCATCCCCGACGCCGACCACGCCACCTTCACCCGCTACGGCATGGCGCTCGGCAGCGCGCTGTCGGGGCTGCGGTCGCTCCGCCACGCGCAGGAGGTGATGACGGCCGGTCGCGACCTGGACCTGATGTTCGACCAGCTCTTCGAGCTGCGCCGGCGCGAGCCCCGCGACGACCTGATCACGGCGCTGGTCGCGGCCGAGGGCGAGCAGGTGCGGCCGGACGAGATGGCCCCGTTGTGCGCGCTGCTGCTGATCGCCGGCTTCGAGACCACGGTCAACCTGATCGGCAACGCCGTCAACGCACTGCTCGACCACCCGGACCAGTGGTCGCTGCTGGTGGCCGACCCGAACCTGGCGGGAGCGGCGGTGCAGGAGACCCTGCGCTACGACCCCCCGGTGCACCGCACCGCTCGCGCGTCGTGGGACGACGTCGAGATCGCGGGGCACGCCGTACGCCGCGGGCAGTGGATCAACGTCCTGATCGGCGGCGCCAACCGCGATCCGGCGGTCTTCCGCGACCCGCACACCTTCGACCTCACGCGCACCGACGGCGCCGACCACCTGGCGTTCTCCAGCGGCATCCACCACTGCGTCGGCCGCCCGCTGGCCGAGCTCGAGGCGACCGTCGCGTTGCGCGCGCTGGCCGAGCGGATGCCGGGGCTGCGCCGCGCGGGCGCCGTACGACGACGCAACGCGACACTGATCCGCGGCCCGCTGAGCCTGCCGGTCCGGGTGGGCTGA
- a CDS encoding RNA polymerase sigma factor: MFVSSNARKLLPAEVLTHPAVVALIERGTPTGSLTPEEVRQASEDAAIDPRHLKALLGHLSSLGISVHLPVTTTRAVAATSTRKTTTAKATKAAPAKKAAPAKKAAAKKTAAPADGEAVVEVVVAEAVIGADGKKILPDVPDEQFEKDVKADPTIEEDEKSATFVVSAADDTDEPEQQVMVAGATADPVKDYLKQIGKVPLLNAEMEVELAKRIEAGLFAEERLAKGVKMTPKVHEEYEWIAEDGKRAKNHLLEANLRLVVSLAKRYTGRGMLFLDLIQEGNLGLIRAVEKFDYTKGYKFSTYATWWIRQAITRAMADQARTIRIPVHMVEVINKLARVQRQMLQDLGREPTPEELAKELDMTPEKVIEVQKYGREPISLHTPLGEDGDSEFGDLIEDSEAIVPADAVSFTLLQEQLHAVLDTLSEREAGVVSMRFGLTDGQPKTLDEIGKVYGVTRERIRQIESKTMSKLRHPSRSQVLRDYLD, translated from the coding sequence GTGTTCGTGTCCTCGAACGCGCGCAAGCTGCTCCCCGCCGAAGTGCTGACCCACCCGGCCGTCGTTGCTCTCATCGAGCGGGGGACGCCGACCGGTTCCCTCACCCCTGAAGAGGTTCGACAGGCCAGTGAGGACGCGGCGATCGACCCCCGTCATCTCAAGGCGCTGCTCGGCCACCTGAGCTCGCTCGGGATCTCCGTGCACCTGCCGGTGACGACAACCCGTGCGGTGGCGGCGACATCGACCCGCAAGACGACGACGGCGAAGGCGACCAAGGCCGCCCCCGCCAAGAAGGCCGCGCCCGCCAAGAAGGCGGCCGCGAAGAAGACCGCCGCCCCCGCCGACGGCGAGGCCGTGGTCGAGGTCGTCGTCGCGGAGGCCGTGATCGGCGCCGACGGCAAGAAGATCCTCCCCGACGTCCCGGACGAGCAGTTCGAGAAGGACGTCAAGGCCGACCCCACGATCGAGGAGGACGAGAAGTCCGCCACGTTCGTCGTCTCGGCGGCTGACGACACCGACGAGCCCGAGCAGCAGGTCATGGTCGCCGGCGCGACCGCCGACCCGGTCAAGGACTACCTGAAGCAGATCGGCAAGGTCCCCCTCCTCAACGCCGAGATGGAGGTCGAGCTCGCCAAGCGGATCGAGGCCGGCCTCTTCGCGGAGGAGCGGCTCGCCAAGGGCGTCAAGATGACCCCGAAGGTCCACGAGGAGTACGAGTGGATCGCCGAGGACGGCAAGCGCGCGAAGAACCACCTCCTCGAGGCCAACCTGCGGCTCGTCGTCTCGCTCGCCAAGCGCTATACCGGCCGCGGCATGCTCTTCCTGGACCTGATCCAGGAGGGCAACCTCGGTCTGATCCGCGCGGTCGAGAAGTTCGACTACACCAAGGGCTACAAGTTCTCGACGTACGCCACCTGGTGGATCCGTCAGGCCATCACCCGCGCGATGGCCGACCAGGCCCGCACCATCCGGATTCCCGTGCACATGGTCGAGGTCATCAACAAGCTGGCCCGCGTGCAGCGCCAGATGCTCCAGGACCTGGGCCGCGAGCCCACCCCGGAGGAGCTCGCCAAGGAGCTCGACATGACCCCCGAGAAGGTCATCGAGGTCCAGAAGTACGGCCGCGAGCCCATCTCGCTGCACACCCCGCTCGGTGAGGACGGCGACTCGGAGTTCGGCGACCTGATCGAGGACTCCGAGGCGATCGTCCCGGCCGACGCGGTGTCGTTCACGCTCCTCCAGGAGCAGCTGCACGCCGTCCTCGACACGCTCTCCGAGCGCGAGGCCGGGGTCGTGAGCATGCGCTTCGGCCTGACCGACGGCCAGCCGAAGACCCTCGACGAGATCGGCAAGGTGTACGGCGTGACCCGCGAGCGGATCCGCCAGATCGAGTCGAAGACCATGTCGAAGCTGCGGCACCCGTCGCGCTCGCAGGTCCTGCGCGACTACCTCGACTGA
- a CDS encoding HhH-GPD-type base excision DNA repair protein → MATIHITGDPAADQVLTDDPFALLVGMMLDQQYPMEHAFRGPAKVLDRFGTLDPARIAAADPEEFTALCSTPPAIHRFPGSMAARLQELAKIVEDEYAGHAERIWTEATDGKDFLNRMQALPGFGKQKAQIFVALVAKQLDVRPEGWEAAVGAYAEDGYRSVADVVDGASLQKVRDFKKQKKAEAKAQAG, encoded by the coding sequence ATGGCCACGATCCACATCACCGGCGACCCCGCAGCCGACCAGGTCCTGACCGACGACCCGTTCGCGCTGCTGGTCGGGATGATGCTCGACCAGCAGTACCCGATGGAGCACGCGTTCCGCGGTCCGGCGAAGGTGCTCGACCGGTTCGGGACGCTCGACCCGGCGCGGATCGCGGCGGCCGACCCCGAGGAGTTCACGGCCCTCTGCTCGACGCCGCCGGCGATCCACCGCTTCCCGGGCTCCATGGCCGCGCGGCTGCAGGAGCTCGCCAAGATCGTCGAGGACGAGTACGCCGGCCACGCGGAGCGGATCTGGACCGAGGCGACCGACGGCAAGGACTTCCTCAACCGGATGCAGGCCCTGCCGGGGTTCGGCAAGCAGAAGGCGCAGATCTTCGTGGCCCTGGTGGCCAAGCAGCTCGACGTACGGCCCGAGGGCTGGGAGGCCGCGGTCGGTGCATACGCCGAGGACGGCTACCGCTCGGTGGCCGACGTGGTCGACGGCGCGAGCCTGCAGAAGGTCCGCGACTTCAAGAAGCAGAAGAAGGCCGAGGCCAAGGCGCAGGCGGGCTGA